One window of Curtobacterium sp. 458 genomic DNA carries:
- a CDS encoding peptidoglycan DD-metalloendopeptidase family protein produces MTSNPSTATRPRPAFRARASRLAAGLATLAVVAGGIVGTAAPASASVVWKGSVPAGTTLNPGDSVTSPNGQFRLVLQGDGNLVEYGIGNAVLWASGTSNKPGAIVKIGKNRAVDLLLGGKRVTRWSSAGTKQSTSFVLRGDGTMALLSGATPIVNWKGYQDRVPAGYTILGGTTLRSDASATRTLEMRTDGNLVQSVSGKAVWSSGTSGNPGAYAAVQADGNLVVYTAANAAKWSTRTYKYGGGQLLVQVDGNVVLYGKSDTRVWSTKPVTGLRWPVASTKISGRFGDDRGANHTPRYHQGTDSPVAVGTPVYASGTGTVTTAVSNNATYGNYVVVTYGNVTVLTAHLSAIQVKKGQIVSLSTMIGKSGNTGQSTGPHVHVETRRGGTLIDPLSVLHFR; encoded by the coding sequence CCGCGCTTCCCGCCTGGCGGCAGGCCTCGCAACGCTCGCCGTCGTCGCCGGCGGCATCGTCGGCACCGCGGCGCCGGCGTCCGCGTCCGTCGTCTGGAAGGGATCCGTCCCGGCGGGCACGACATTGAACCCGGGTGACTCGGTCACCTCGCCGAACGGACAGTTCCGACTCGTCCTGCAGGGTGACGGCAACCTCGTCGAGTACGGCATCGGCAACGCCGTGCTGTGGGCGTCGGGGACCTCGAACAAGCCCGGCGCGATCGTGAAGATCGGCAAGAACCGCGCGGTCGACCTGCTCCTCGGCGGCAAGCGGGTCACGCGGTGGTCGTCGGCCGGCACGAAGCAGTCGACCTCCTTCGTCCTCCGCGGCGACGGCACGATGGCGTTGCTCTCCGGTGCGACGCCGATCGTCAACTGGAAGGGCTACCAGGATCGTGTCCCCGCCGGGTACACGATCCTCGGCGGCACCACCCTCCGCTCCGACGCGAGCGCCACCCGCACCCTCGAGATGCGCACCGACGGCAACCTCGTGCAGTCCGTGTCCGGCAAGGCGGTGTGGTCGTCCGGCACGTCGGGGAACCCCGGGGCGTACGCCGCCGTGCAGGCCGACGGCAACCTCGTCGTCTACACCGCCGCGAACGCGGCCAAGTGGTCGACGCGCACCTACAAGTACGGCGGCGGCCAGCTCCTCGTGCAGGTCGACGGCAACGTCGTGCTCTACGGGAAGAGCGACACCCGCGTCTGGTCGACGAAGCCGGTCACCGGCCTGCGCTGGCCGGTCGCGAGCACGAAGATCTCCGGACGCTTCGGCGACGACCGCGGGGCGAACCACACCCCGCGGTACCACCAGGGCACGGACTCCCCGGTGGCCGTCGGCACGCCCGTCTACGCGTCCGGGACCGGCACCGTGACGACCGCCGTCTCCAACAACGCCACGTACGGGAACTACGTCGTCGTGACCTACGGCAACGTGACCGTCCTGACGGCGCACCTCAGCGCGATCCAGGTGAAGAAGGGCCAGATCGTGTCGCTCTCGACGATGATCGGGAAGTCGGGCAACACGGGGCAGTCGACGGGGCCGCACGTGCACGTCGAGACTCGGCGCGGCGGCACCCTCATCGACCCGCTGTCGGTCCTGCACTTCCGCTGA